A window of the Gossypium arboreum isolate Shixiya-1 chromosome 2, ASM2569848v2, whole genome shotgun sequence genome harbors these coding sequences:
- the LOC128284216 gene encoding uncharacterized protein LOC128284216 translates to MTETYRDWHEKLPFALLAYRTSVRTSTGATPFSLVYGMEAILPIEVEIPSLRILTEIRLDEAEWVQSRYDQLNLIQEKRLKAIRHGQMYQKSMIRAYDKKVRPREFCEGDLVLKKILPIQKDFRGKWMPNWEGPYVVKKAFSGGALILTEMDGKSLPNLGFNAYQRPDHRSSFGLAPNYVMNVMTITKAPSAVIDYAASTPNMVTARSLARLPARKGNKQQIREKAEQKMARKSQHISQRSKKSEISFLM, encoded by the exons atgactgagacttatagggATTGGCATGAAAAGCTACCGTTTGCACTCCTGGCTTATCGAACGTCCGttagaacttctactggggcaactccatTCTCATTAGTTTACGGGATGGAAGCAATTTTAcctattgaagtggaaataccttcTCTCCGAATTTTAACagagataaggttagatgaagctgaatgggttcaatcTCGATATGACCAGCTAAACTTGATTCAGGAAAAGAGGCTGAAGGCTATCCgacatggtcaaatgtaccagaAGAGTATGATACGAGCTTATGATAAAAAGGTTCGTCCAAGGGAATTCTGTGAGGGGGACCTTGTGCTAAAGAAAATCCTTcccattcagaaggactttagaggaaaatggatgccaaattgggaggggCCATACGTCGTGAAGAAGGCTTTTTCTGGTGGTGCTTTgattttgacagaaatggatgGAAAAAGCCTACCCAATCTG GGCTTCAATGCTTATCAACGCCCCGATCATCGGTCGTCCTTTGGTCTGGCCCCAAATTACGTCATGAATGTCATGACCATCACCAAGGCTCCATCGGCCGTGATCGATTACGCAGCGTCTACACCAAATATGGTCACTGCCAGATCCCTCGCTCGATtgcctgcaagaaaaggaaacaaacagCAGATACGCGAAAAAGCAGAGCAGAAAATGGCAAGGAAATCACAGCACATCAGTCAAAGATCCAAGAAATCAGAGATTTCTTTCCTTATGTAA